A stretch of Kaistella flava (ex Peng et al. 2021) DNA encodes these proteins:
- a CDS encoding type II toxin-antitoxin system RelE/ParE family toxin has translation MDAIIVIWTNLAITQRNKIFEYWNKRNRSNSYSKRINLIIYEKIDLLESNPLIGEEIEDYNARIIHFENYGLVYKIEKHNIYILSFWDSKQNPKKILEILKK, from the coding sequence ATGGATGCAATAATTGTAATTTGGACCAATCTAGCCATTACCCAAAGAAATAAGATTTTTGAATATTGGAATAAAAGAAATAGAAGTAATTCCTATTCTAAAAGGATTAATTTAATCATCTACGAGAAAATAGATTTACTGGAGTCAAATCCTTTAATCGGTGAAGAAATTGAAGATTATAATGCACGAATTATCCATTTTGAAAATTACGGTTTGGTCTATAAAATTGAAAAACATAATATCTACATTCTTTCTTTTTGGGATAGTAAGCAGAATCCAAAAAAAATACTGGAAATTTTGAAAAAATAG
- the recF gene encoding DNA replication/repair protein RecF (All proteins in this family for which functions are known are DNA-binding proteins that assist the filamentation of RecA onto DNA for the initiation of recombination or recombinational repair.), which yields MIVNNLKIQNFKNHQERDFDFSKQINCFVGNNGVGKTNILDALHYLSMAKSFLGNKDLNNIKTDEDFFTIEGTIDDGEKENIIKIQQPKDAKKIIKKNDKSYDRMADHIGFLPSVIISPYDSNLISDSGESRRKFLDAMISQTDSEYLFNLIQYQKTVQQRNALLKDFAKNRYFDADSLEIYNEPLSKFGTRIFEKRREFTDSIVPLIQNYYEIISKGKEKISVIYESDLSENSFGDLLQQNLEKDRILTYTSKGIHKDDLLFEMNGISMKKTASQGQQKSFLIALKLSQMNRIKELTGKTPILLLDDIFDKLDDSRVSQLIELVNQEHFGQIFITDTSRERTENVVKRINEESKIFEL from the coding sequence ATGATTGTCAATAATTTAAAAATTCAGAATTTCAAAAATCATCAAGAACGAGACTTCGATTTCTCTAAACAAATCAATTGTTTTGTAGGAAATAATGGTGTAGGAAAAACCAATATTCTTGATGCTCTTCATTATTTGTCGATGGCAAAAAGTTTCCTGGGAAATAAAGATCTTAACAATATTAAAACTGATGAAGATTTTTTCACCATTGAAGGAACAATTGACGATGGCGAAAAAGAAAATATTATCAAAATTCAGCAACCGAAAGATGCCAAGAAAATCATTAAGAAAAATGATAAATCTTATGATAGAATGGCAGATCATATCGGATTTTTACCAAGTGTAATTATATCGCCGTACGATTCTAATTTGATTTCTGACTCTGGTGAAAGCCGACGGAAATTTCTTGATGCCATGATTTCGCAAACGGATTCTGAATATCTTTTCAATTTAATTCAATATCAAAAAACGGTTCAGCAAAGAAATGCTTTATTAAAAGATTTCGCTAAAAACAGATATTTTGATGCCGACAGTTTGGAAATTTACAATGAACCTTTAAGTAAATTTGGAACGAGAATCTTTGAGAAAAGAAGAGAATTCACCGATTCGATTGTACCACTAATTCAAAATTACTACGAAATTATTTCTAAAGGAAAAGAGAAAATCTCGGTGATTTATGAATCTGATTTGAGTGAAAATTCTTTCGGAGATTTACTTCAACAAAATTTAGAAAAAGACAGAATCTTAACTTACACGTCGAAAGGAATTCATAAAGATGATTTGCTTTTTGAGATGAACGGAATCTCAATGAAGAAAACGGCAAGTCAGGGACAGCAAAAATCTTTTTTAATTGCGTTAAAACTTTCTCAGATGAATCGCATTAAAGAATTAACCGGAAAAACTCCGATTCTTTTGCTGGATGATATTTTCGATAAACTTGATGATTCCAGAGTTTCACAATTAATTGAACTCGTCAATCAAGAACATTTTGGGCAAATTTTCATTACGGATACAAGCCGAGAAAGAACGGAGAATGTGGTGAAGAGAATTAATGAGGAATCAAAAATTTTTGAATTGTAA
- a CDS encoding alpha-2-macroglobulin family protein — MKNKFFTLVLFLFTLNSFFAQKQYDLQWKKVAENYHSGQYKSNLPLILDIQNQAMKEDNPVQLIRSLKAEFSIINQTYDDTKNDTSTQFFTKLNGLDAKLKGDEKLLYQVLLGEFFTEYYNENQWQINQRTNLNNQDFTQIETWSKLDFKNYLTRNFTNLETKKVELQKISMSKYKSIFEGTEDLDYFPTLFDWNAMNEIKFYNNSQLFTPNEKKGNQSKISNLYSELIQKNTGNSKLYFQHQKLNDDCSFSNCKDKSQQLQNLVKSPTEGDYKVMIIAEIIDQLIADQKYNEALLLIKNTKEQYAKSKFINNILNRENSILQPSLTIYYETHTEANLPIQLVAEAKNISKFSLNIYEVKDDQQNFLKYVANSYDKTRFPAVKKTLVRKESFDLQDLKDYKNHKTSLEIKALPSGIYLAEYVVENAIQENFYFIATNSRIIYNKKDERKTIADQLQLVNRENGKSVSNENLKIFEFTNDNKANSFAVKTDQSAVFKFPVSKDNQYYRYYLVQQPSTNDYNLMQVYGNQYYNEPKKLGEENLAQIFIDRGIYRPGQIVYFKVINTKLFLDKESVASGVSQEITLNDANGEKISSQKFTTNEFGSYHGSFTLPNGKLNGQFSLEVDSDDLDDSATKYFQVEEYKRPKFEVTFDPIVEEYKYGQTIELKGKAMMFSGVVLSNATVNYEIKKQNIRWRYFWWFPRGNDNENSILGEVKTNDKGEFVIKIDLKKDETLDGIQIDNYQINASVTDINGETQSSTENVKVASVSHYIKTDDIKDTFTDEPLKIKVETKNYNDQNLKKSYQVKLSKLQPKERVYRSNFETQIQDLPKFSKAEFIQKFPHDYFSKEEQEWKTEKILIEKTEQPSTVNAQLSTNLDLGKLAAGNYKLELFNIEGKDTIKTEKTFEVFDKRFLTDSQKPYLKVIQPKAEFKRTEKAKIFVYSAIPDALVNVYIQNGNGETLTEQKKFKNGLLEYEVSFPKDESIDQINVQFQLVAFNDVQTQSVNLNIASDKKPLRIETVTFRDKLQPGQKEKWTVKVIGDTSTGLSAGSEKINAEVLANMYDKSLDQFASNSYSFQQIYQRSFIMNSYGINENLAQENFSKKLHYLDQKIINVPQFNWFGSKIYGDIVMNRMYSASVKMEVQAETEGAGMEDALYSPPPPPPGNGKYTNKQAANSQENLDKIPVRQNLNETAFFYPNLMTDKDGNVTFEFTSPEALTQWKLMFLAHTKDARSATLEKSVITQKEFSVTPNYPRFLREGDELNLQSKLSSLVAKKLSGTAQLQILDAFTNEDISSKFNLNETQKSFELKENGNEVVTWKLKVPNDISSMIIKVVAKAGNFLDGEQKAIAVLPNRMLVTDAVPIFVKEGQTKTFTLENLVKNTSTTATNFSNTLELTTNPIWEIMFALPSLKNDPNNSADVVFNKWFADVLASEIFKANPKLKTVFEEYQSKGLLISNLEKNQELKQMLLEETPWVLESKNETEQMEKLARLFDANNMRNSIQTDWSELQKLQNPDGGFSWYQGYPSSYYNSLYILNNLGKINEWLKEDTADYQSSEQKEMVAKLINYVDSEVHKYWDVKKEYVWNNYVLDYLDTRNYWEKDYPLTGKGAQLKSLVIKKAPTAKITDFTFFGLHRAALLFNDYKLPVLSKKLLTYLKETSTESETQGIYWKQNLNDWGWYSSKTVNHAGALEAFNKLNPNDTNFIEEMKIWLITQKEVNSWGSSRGTAEVIFTILNSGKSWTSADSDKATIIWGGKELTNPDAKATGYVKSTLKGENIDKQLGTVTVTKPGPGIVQGGLFWQYYEDLDKIKSSESYLSIVKELYKKVKTVNGEELQKIANETPLKVGDKVTVRMILNTDRNMEFIHLKDMRAAGFEPLNVISGYEWKNGLGYYQSTKDASTNFYIENMPKGKYVFEYDYICNASGTFSNGITTLQNYYAPQMNAHTKGTKVTITE; from the coding sequence ATGAAAAATAAATTTTTTACTCTCGTTCTTTTTCTTTTTACTTTAAATTCTTTTTTTGCCCAAAAACAGTACGATTTGCAATGGAAAAAAGTTGCAGAAAATTATCATTCAGGTCAATATAAATCGAATCTTCCATTAATTTTAGACATTCAAAACCAAGCCATGAAAGAAGACAATCCGGTGCAACTTATTCGTTCTTTGAAAGCAGAATTCAGTATTATTAATCAAACTTATGATGATACTAAAAATGATACTTCGACTCAATTTTTCACAAAATTAAATGGTTTAGATGCAAAATTAAAAGGTGATGAAAAGTTATTGTATCAAGTTTTATTAGGTGAGTTTTTTACTGAGTATTACAATGAAAATCAATGGCAAATTAATCAAAGAACAAATTTAAATAATCAGGATTTTACGCAAATTGAAACTTGGTCGAAATTGGATTTTAAAAATTATTTAACGAGAAATTTTACGAATTTGGAAACAAAGAAAGTAGAATTGCAAAAGATTTCAATGTCGAAGTATAAATCGATTTTTGAAGGAACCGAAGACTTGGATTACTTCCCGACTTTGTTTGATTGGAATGCGATGAATGAAATTAAATTCTACAATAATTCGCAACTTTTTACTCCGAATGAAAAGAAAGGCAATCAATCGAAGATTTCAAATTTGTATTCAGAATTAATTCAGAAAAATACAGGAAATTCAAAACTCTATTTTCAACATCAAAAATTGAATGACGATTGCTCTTTTTCAAATTGTAAAGACAAATCTCAGCAACTCCAAAATTTAGTAAAATCTCCAACTGAAGGTGATTATAAAGTAATGATTATTGCAGAAATCATCGATCAATTAATTGCTGACCAAAAATATAACGAAGCGCTTTTATTGATTAAAAATACGAAAGAACAATACGCAAAATCTAAATTTATAAACAATATTCTCAATCGGGAAAATAGTATTCTTCAACCATCTTTAACGATTTATTACGAAACGCATACGGAAGCAAATTTGCCGATTCAACTGGTTGCCGAAGCCAAAAATATTTCAAAATTTTCTTTGAATATTTATGAAGTTAAAGATGATCAGCAGAATTTTTTGAAATATGTGGCAAACTCGTATGATAAAACTCGTTTTCCGGCGGTCAAGAAAACTTTAGTTAGAAAAGAAAGTTTCGATTTGCAGGATTTAAAAGATTATAAAAATCACAAAACTTCTTTAGAAATAAAAGCACTTCCGTCTGGAATTTATCTGGCGGAATATGTGGTTGAAAATGCGATTCAGGAAAATTTCTATTTCATCGCCACGAATTCCAGAATCATCTATAATAAAAAAGATGAACGTAAAACGATTGCTGACCAATTACAGTTGGTGAACCGTGAAAATGGAAAATCTGTTTCTAATGAAAATCTGAAAATTTTTGAATTTACAAACGATAACAAGGCCAATTCTTTTGCGGTAAAAACTGATCAATCTGCGGTTTTCAAATTTCCTGTTTCTAAAGATAATCAGTATTACAGATATTATTTGGTTCAACAACCTTCGACCAATGATTATAATTTAATGCAGGTTTATGGCAATCAATATTATAATGAACCGAAGAAATTAGGAGAAGAAAATCTGGCGCAAATTTTTATCGATCGCGGAATTTATCGTCCCGGACAAATCGTTTATTTTAAAGTGATTAATACCAAATTATTTTTAGATAAAGAATCTGTAGCATCTGGAGTTTCCCAAGAAATAACTTTAAATGATGCCAACGGTGAAAAAATATCTTCTCAAAAATTCACCACCAATGAGTTCGGTTCTTACCACGGAAGTTTCACTTTACCTAATGGAAAACTGAATGGTCAATTCTCTCTAGAAGTTGATTCTGATGATTTAGATGATTCTGCGACCAAATATTTCCAGGTTGAAGAATACAAACGTCCAAAATTTGAAGTGACTTTTGATCCGATTGTAGAAGAATACAAATACGGACAAACCATCGAACTGAAAGGTAAGGCAATGATGTTTTCCGGCGTTGTGTTGAGCAATGCAACTGTGAATTATGAAATCAAAAAACAAAATATTCGGTGGAGATATTTCTGGTGGTTTCCACGTGGAAATGATAATGAAAACTCTATTTTAGGTGAAGTTAAAACCAATGATAAAGGAGAATTTGTCATAAAAATCGATCTCAAGAAAGATGAAACTTTAGACGGAATTCAAATTGATAATTATCAGATTAATGCTTCTGTGACAGACATTAACGGAGAAACCCAATCTTCCACAGAAAATGTAAAAGTCGCTTCCGTTTCACATTACATTAAAACCGATGATATCAAAGATACTTTTACCGATGAACCTTTAAAAATTAAAGTTGAAACAAAAAATTACAACGATCAAAATTTAAAGAAATCGTATCAGGTTAAACTATCGAAACTTCAACCGAAAGAGAGAGTTTACCGGTCTAATTTCGAAACTCAAATTCAGGACTTACCGAAATTTTCGAAAGCAGAATTCATTCAAAAATTCCCACATGATTATTTCTCTAAAGAAGAGCAAGAATGGAAAACGGAAAAAATCTTGATTGAAAAGACAGAGCAACCGTCAACTGTCAACGCTCAACTGTCAACTAATTTAGATCTCGGAAAACTTGCTGCTGGAAATTACAAACTTGAACTCTTTAATATTGAAGGAAAAGATACCATTAAAACTGAAAAAACTTTTGAAGTTTTCGATAAACGATTTTTAACAGATTCACAGAAACCTTATTTAAAAGTCATCCAACCAAAAGCCGAATTCAAGCGAACTGAAAAAGCGAAAATATTTGTTTATTCCGCAATTCCTGATGCTTTGGTGAATGTTTATATTCAAAATGGAAATGGCGAAACTTTGACCGAACAGAAGAAATTTAAAAATGGACTTTTAGAATATGAAGTTTCATTTCCAAAAGACGAAAGTATCGATCAAATCAATGTTCAGTTTCAGTTGGTCGCTTTTAATGATGTGCAAACGCAATCCGTTAATTTGAACATTGCTTCCGACAAAAAACCGTTGCGAATTGAAACCGTAACCTTCCGCGATAAATTGCAACCCGGACAAAAGGAAAAGTGGACGGTTAAAGTTATAGGCGACACTTCGACGGGGCTTAGTGCAGGCTCAGAGAAAATCAACGCTGAAGTTTTGGCGAATATGTATGATAAATCTTTGGATCAGTTTGCAAGTAACTCTTATTCTTTCCAACAAATTTATCAAAGATCTTTCATTATGAATTCTTATGGAATTAATGAAAATCTGGCTCAGGAAAACTTCAGTAAAAAATTGCATTACTTAGATCAGAAAATTATTAATGTCCCACAATTTAATTGGTTTGGTAGTAAAATTTACGGAGATATAGTAATGAACAGAATGTATTCTGCTTCTGTAAAAATGGAAGTTCAAGCAGAGACAGAAGGTGCCGGAATGGAAGATGCTCTGTACTCCCCACCGCCACCACCACCTGGAAATGGAAAATATACGAATAAACAAGCAGCCAATTCACAAGAAAACCTCGATAAAATCCCCGTTCGTCAAAATCTCAACGAAACCGCTTTTTTTTATCCAAACTTAATGACCGACAAAGACGGAAATGTAACTTTTGAATTTACGTCTCCGGAAGCATTGACGCAATGGAAACTGATGTTTTTGGCGCACACGAAAGATGCGCGTTCAGCAACTTTAGAAAAATCAGTAATTACGCAGAAAGAGTTTTCTGTGACGCCTAATTATCCAAGGTTCTTACGAGAAGGTGACGAACTGAATTTGCAATCAAAACTCTCTAGTTTAGTCGCTAAAAAATTGAGTGGAACTGCGCAACTGCAAATTTTAGACGCATTTACGAATGAAGATATTTCCAGTAAATTCAATTTAAATGAAACTCAAAAATCATTTGAACTTAAAGAAAATGGAAATGAAGTCGTGACTTGGAAATTGAAAGTTCCAAATGATATTTCTTCGATGATTATTAAAGTCGTGGCAAAAGCGGGGAATTTTTTAGATGGTGAACAAAAAGCAATTGCCGTTTTACCAAATCGAATGTTGGTTACAGATGCCGTTCCAATTTTTGTGAAAGAAGGTCAAACCAAAACTTTTACTTTAGAAAATTTAGTAAAAAATACTTCGACAACGGCAACCAATTTTTCCAATACTTTGGAATTGACAACGAATCCGATTTGGGAAATTATGTTCGCTTTGCCAAGTCTGAAAAATGATCCGAACAATTCTGCAGATGTCGTCTTCAATAAATGGTTTGCCGATGTTTTGGCTTCCGAAATCTTTAAAGCGAATCCAAAATTAAAAACTGTTTTTGAGGAATATCAAAGTAAAGGTTTACTGATTTCTAATCTGGAGAAAAATCAGGAACTGAAACAAATGTTATTGGAAGAAACGCCGTGGGTTTTAGAAAGTAAAAATGAAACTGAACAAATGGAAAAACTCGCCAGATTATTTGATGCGAATAATATGCGAAATTCCATTCAAACCGATTGGAGCGAATTGCAGAAATTGCAAAATCCAGATGGTGGTTTTTCCTGGTATCAAGGTTATCCGAGTTCGTACTATAACTCACTTTACATCTTGAATAATTTAGGAAAAATCAATGAATGGCTGAAAGAAGATACAGCAGATTATCAATCTTCGGAACAGAAGGAAATGGTTGCAAAACTAATTAATTATGTTGATTCTGAAGTTCATAAATATTGGGACGTGAAGAAAGAATACGTTTGGAATAATTATGTTTTAGACTATCTCGACACCCGAAATTATTGGGAAAAAGATTATCCATTAACAGGAAAAGGAGCGCAATTGAAATCATTGGTCATTAAAAAAGCGCCGACCGCGAAAATCACCGATTTCACGTTCTTCGGTTTGCACAGAGCTGCTCTGCTTTTCAATGATTATAAACTTCCTGTTTTATCTAAAAAATTATTGACTTATTTAAAAGAAACTTCCACCGAATCAGAGACACAAGGAATTTACTGGAAACAAAACCTGAATGATTGGGGATGGTATTCTTCCAAAACGGTGAATCACGCCGGAGCGTTGGAAGCGTTTAATAAGTTAAATCCAAATGACACCAATTTTATTGAAGAAATGAAAATTTGGCTGATTACTCAGAAAGAAGTCAATTCTTGGGGAAGTTCGCGCGGAACGGCGGAAGTAATTTTCACCATTTTAAATTCAGGTAAATCCTGGACTTCTGCAGATAGCGATAAAGCCACGATTATTTGGGGCGGAAAAGAACTCACCAATCCAGATGCGAAAGCGACAGGTTATGTGAAATCAACTTTAAAAGGAGAAAATATCGATAAGCAATTAGGGACAGTTACGGTTACAAAACCAGGTCCTGGAATTGTTCAGGGTGGATTATTCTGGCAATATTATGAGGATCTGGATAAAATAAAATCTTCCGAATCTTATCTTTCAATCGTTAAAGAATTGTACAAAAAAGTGAAAACCGTAAACGGTGAAGAATTGCAAAAAATCGCAAATGAAACCCCGCTGAAAGTTGGTGATAAAGTAACGGTAAGAATGATTTTAAACACCGACCGAAATATGGAATTCATTCACCTGAAAGATATGCGTGCTGCAGGATTTGAACCTTTAAATGTCATTTCCGGTTATGAATGGAAAAACGGTTTAGGATATTATCAAAGTACAAAAGATGCGTCCACGAATTTCTACATCGAGAATATGCCTAAAGGAAAATACGTTTTTGAGTACGATTATATTTGCAACGCATCAGGAACATTCAGCAACGGAATCACGACTTTGCAAAACTATTACGCGCCGCAAATGAATGCGCATACAAAAGGAACGAAAGTTACGATTACCGAATAA
- a CDS encoding four helix bundle protein gives MSYRTLDIYKMSFDLFLKTHPTSLKLPKYELYELGSQLRRSSDSVLSNIIEGYGRSYYKKEYERFLVFSHSSCDETIGHLEKLLHLYPDLKDDFEPLRNDYDLLGGKINNYLKWVRINWNDGNTKP, from the coding sequence ATGAGTTACAGAACACTTGACATTTATAAAATGAGTTTTGATCTATTTTTAAAAACGCATCCTACTTCATTAAAACTTCCAAAGTATGAACTTTATGAATTGGGAAGTCAATTACGACGTTCATCTGATTCGGTTTTATCAAATATAATTGAAGGCTACGGAAGAAGTTATTATAAAAAAGAATACGAAAGGTTTTTAGTTTTCAGCCATTCAAGTTGCGATGAAACTATTGGACATTTAGAAAAACTTTTGCATTTATATCCTGATTTAAAAGATGATTTTGAACCACTGCGTAATGACTACGATTTATTAGGAGGAAAGATTAATAATTACCTAAAATGGGTGAGAATAAATTGGAACGATGGAAATACTAAACCATAA